One part of the Oryzias melastigma strain HK-1 linkage group LG21, ASM292280v2, whole genome shotgun sequence genome encodes these proteins:
- the LOC112155369 gene encoding protocadherin-17, with translation MRLSVPIFFLLWVKALTLKNLNYSVPEEQGPGTVIGNIAKDAGYGTIERGKKSNFRVLENSAPHLVDVDPESGLIFTKQRIDRETLCRRNPKCQLSMEVFANDKEICMIKIDIQDINDNSPSFPSDHVNIDISENAAAGTRFPLTIAHDLDSGENGIKTYQVTRDDYNTFSLDLKVRGDGTIYPELVVQRPLDREDQSHHTLLLTAIDGGEYPRSGSMQINVRVTDSNDNSPVFEKSSYVIEIPENSPPGKILIDLNATDQDEGSNGQVVYSFTGYASERIQDLFSIDPNTGVIKVQGEIDFEENPIIEFDVQAKDMGPNPIPGHCKITVKVQDKNDNSPVISFVSVRQGAISEAAPPDSVIALVRVTDKDSGRNGQLQCRVLGNVPFRLQENNDNFYTLLTDRPLDREMRDEYNVTIVARDNGIPSLNNTRSFTVKILDENDNAPRFTKSLYVLQVPENNIPGEYLGSILAHDPDVGRNGTVTYSILPSHIGDVSVYTYVSVNPTNGAIYASRSFNYEQTKSFEFKVQAKDGGSPHMESTSTVRVNILDVNDNLPVIILPLLQNDTAEIPVPRNVGIGYIVATVKAVDHDHGDSGHLTYEITEGNDDHLFEIDPVGGEVRTAHALWEEIAPVVELVVRVTDHGKPPLSAVAKLIIKVNTETAAGGGSTASGEKQHWDVSLPLIVILCIISVMLLAVMTAIAVKSKHHDKESGNYNCRMAEYSNTPVGKGKKKRINKSDIMLVQSEMEERDSASRMNVVSSPSLITSPICFDYQSPLPLTLPRSEVMYLKTTSNSLTVPRSGCHSSFAGLSSDTSGNRMSVIQTENFSSEPNYSGSRQPFVQSSTFKDAERASLRDSGHGDSDQADSDQDTNKGSHCDTSAKEALKMKAVAVNGQSFDKEQDKSVHCTDECRALGHSDRCWMPKLRVGSQADSADNRTNLFIPVGMDAMVETEIYGTISCNSRKTLSTFGKEQRDSTILVANVKPYLKSQRALSPPLQESPSASSSPTKSSTPMDLAKQESKEERDRGSDSSAYGPPDGQCSPQHTELEEPSYLTCELRPKSLSSSLIHSSVISQECGGSDRALDPRDSGN, from the exons ATGCGTCTCTCTGTacccatttttttccttttgtgggTTAAAGCCCTCACTCTGAAAAATCTCAATTATTCTGTCCCAGAGGAGCAGGGACCTGGAACTGTGATAGGCAATATAGCGAAAGATGCTGGATATGGGACCATCGAAAGAGGGAAGAAATCCAACTTTCGAGTGCTGGAGAATTCGGCACCGCATCTTGTGGATGTTGACCCCGAGAGTGGACTAATTTTTACCAAACAAAGGATTGACAGAGAGACATTATGCAGGCGCAACCCAAAGTGCCAGCTCTCCATGGAGGTGTTTGCCAACGACAAGGAAATCTGCATGATCAAGATTGATATACAGGACATAAATGACAACTCGCCCAGTTTTCCCTCAGATCACGTTAATATTGATATTTCGGAGAATGCGGCTGCTGGAACTCGCTTTCCTCTGACCATTGCACATGACTTAGATTCTGGGGAAAATGGGATAAAGACCTATCAGGTTACAAGAGATGATTACAATACTTTCTCGTTGGATTTAAAAGTGAGGGGTGATGGAACAATTTATCCAGAGTTGGTGGTTCAGAGACCTCTGGATAGGGAGGATCAGAGCCATCACACCCTTCTCCTCACTGCAATTGACGGCGGGGAGTATCCGAGATCAGGCTCCATGCAGATCAACGTCAGAGTGACTGATTCGAATGACAACAGTCCGGTTTTTGAAAAATCCTCGTATGTGATAGAGATCCCGGAGAATTCACCCCCAGGAAAAATACTTATAGATCTGAACGCCACCGATCAAGACGAGGGAAGCAACGGACAGGTCGTCTATTCCTTCACTGGATATGCATCTGAGCGAATACAAGATTTGTTCTCCATAGATCCCAACACTGGCGTCATCAAGGTCCAGGGAGAGATTGACTTTGAGGAGAATCCAATCATTGAGTTTGATGTGCAGGCTAAGGATATGGGGCCCAACCCGATCCCAGGCCACTGCAAAATCACAGtcaaagttcaggacaaaaacgacAACTCGCCAGTCATAAGTTTTGTTTCTGTCCGGCAGGGGGCCATCAGTGAGGCGGCCCCTCCAGACTCTGTCATAGCGCTCGTCAGAGTGACTGATAAAGACTCTGGCCGTAACGGTCAACTTCAGTGCAGAGTTCTGGGAAACGTACCTTTCAGGCTGCAGGAGAACAATGATAACTTCTACACTCTGCTCACGGATAGACCTCTAGACAGGGAGATGAGAGACGAATACAATGTGACAATTGTGGCGAGAGACAATGGTATCCCCTCTTTGAACAATACCAGGTCGTTCACTGTAAAAATTTTGGATGAGAATGACAATGCGCCACGCTTTACAAAGTCATTGTACGTGTTGCAGGTGCCTGAGAACAACATCCCAGGGGAGTACTTGGGCTCTATTTTGGCCCACGATCCAGATGTAGGTCGGAACGGCACAGTGACCTACTCCATACTTCCGTCACACATAGGAGACGTATCAGTGTACACCTATGTGTCTGTTAACCCCACCAACGGAGCCATATACGCGTCTCGCTCATTCAATTATGAGCAAACCAAATCCTTCGAGTTCAAAGTTCAGGCTAAAGATGGCGGCTCCCCTCACATGGAGAGCACTTCCACAGTCAGAGTCAATATTCTTGATGTGAATGACAATCTCCCTGTTATTATTTTACCACTTCTGCAAAATGACACAGCTGAAATCCCAGTGCCTAGAAACGTGGGGATTGGGTACATTGTAGCTACAGTGAAAGCAGTGGACCATGACCATGGAGATAGTGGCCATTTAACCTATGAAATCACAGAGGGAAATGACGACCACCTGTTCGAGATAGATCCAGTGGGAGGAGAGGTCAGAACAGCCCATGCTCTTTGGGAGGAGATTGCTCCAGTAGTTGAGCTGGTGGTGAGGGTAACTGACCATGGCAAGCCCCCCTTATCTGCCGTGGCTAAGCTCATCATTAAAGTGAACACAGAGACAGCGGCAGGAGGGGGTTCCACCGCGAGTGGGGAAAAACAGCACTGGGATGTGTCCCTGCCCCTTATTGTTATCCTCTGCATTATCTCTGTCATGCTCTTAGCCGTCATGACCGCCATCGCTGTCAAGTCCAAGCATCACGATAAGGAGAGTGGGAATTATAACTGCCGCATGGCTGAGTACTCCAACACTCCAGTGGggaagggaaaaaagaaaaggatcaaCAAGAGTGACATCATGCTGGTGCAGAGTGAGATGGAGGAGAGAGATTCTGCCAGTCGGATGAATGTGGTGAGCAGCCCGTCTCTCATCACCTCACCAATATGTTTCGACTACCAGAGCCCTCTGCCGCTCACACTGcccaggtcagaggtcatgtaCCTGAAAACCACCTCCAACAGCCTGACCGTCCCTAGGTCAGGGTGCCACTCCAGCTTTGCCGGGCTGAGCTCTGACACTTCAGGAAACAGGATGTCAGTGATCCAG ACTGAAAATTTCTCCTCAGAGCCCAATTATTCTGGCAGCAGGCAGCCATTTGTTCAAAG TTCAACATTTAAGGATGCAGAACGAGCGAGCCTCAGAGACAGTGGCCATGGTGATAGTGACCAGGCTGATAGTGACCAGGATACTAATAAAGGCTCACACTGCGACACATCTGCCAAGGAGGCCCTCAAGATGAAAGCGGTGGCAGTTAATGGCCAGTCTTTTGACAAGG AGCAAGACAAATCAGTCCACTGCACCGATGAATGTCGTGCACTGGGACATTCTGACAGATGCTGGATGCCAAAGTTACGGGTAGGAAGCCAAGCAGACAGCGCAGATAATCGCACCAACCTTTTCATCCCTGTGGGAATGGATGCCATGGTAGAGACAGAGATTTATGGCACCATCAGCTGCAACAGCAGAAAAACCCTCAGCACGTTTGGAAAGGAGCAGCGGGACAGTACTATCCTTGTGGCCAATGTCAAACCTTACTTAAAATCACAGCGTGCACTAAGCCCACCGCTACAAGAGAGTCCATCTGCATCCAGCAGTCCCACCAAGAGTAGCACGCCCATGGACTTGGCCAAGCAAGAGTCTAAAGAAGAGAGGGACCGTGGATCAGACAGCAGTGCCTATGGCCCTCCAGATGGCCAGTGCTCCCCACAGCACACCGAGCTGGAGGAGCCCTCCTACCTGACCTGCGAGCTCAGGCCTAAGTCTCTGTCAAGCAGCCTCATTCACAGCTCTGTCATCAGCCAGGAGTGCGGGGGGTCGGATCGCGCTCTCGACCCGAGGGACTCTGGGAACTGA